A section of the Paenibacillus odorifer genome encodes:
- a CDS encoding LacI family DNA-binding transcriptional regulator, protein MERLTIIDIAKLCGVGVTTVSRAINNHPDINEETKAMVMRVIKENHYVPNNSARNLKRSDSKTIAVLIKGISNPFFSPMIKVFEKEIQRKKYSFILQRVDENQDEIEVAIELEKEKRLKGIVFLGGLFSHSQEKLQQLTVPFVLSTIGMTEEFDLSDYSSVSVDDFNESYKIVDYLCNLGHEKIAVITAPEEDVSIGKLRYEGYKKALADHGIAYNERLVRRMKEDIDSYSMENGYAVTKELLELGEEFTAIFTLSDSMAIGACKAIFEAGKRVPEDYSVAGYDGLDISFYYNPSITTIKQPVVEIAEATIKILFDLINKKVNHAHQIFPAELIVRESTRSLL, encoded by the coding sequence ATGGAGAGACTGACTATTATAGACATCGCCAAATTATGCGGTGTTGGCGTGACTACTGTATCAAGGGCTATTAACAATCATCCGGATATTAATGAAGAAACAAAAGCGATGGTTATGAGGGTTATCAAAGAAAATCATTATGTTCCGAACAACAGTGCAAGAAATTTAAAACGTTCTGATTCGAAAACGATTGCAGTATTGATTAAAGGGATATCCAATCCATTTTTTAGCCCGATGATCAAAGTGTTCGAAAAAGAGATTCAACGCAAGAAATACTCCTTCATCCTACAACGAGTTGATGAGAATCAAGATGAGATCGAAGTGGCGATTGAGCTGGAGAAAGAAAAACGGTTGAAGGGAATTGTCTTCTTAGGGGGGTTATTCTCACACTCTCAAGAGAAATTACAGCAATTAACGGTTCCATTTGTCCTTAGTACGATTGGGATGACGGAAGAGTTTGATTTGAGCGACTATTCCTCTGTATCTGTAGATGACTTTAATGAGAGTTATAAAATTGTCGACTATCTATGTAATCTAGGGCATGAGAAAATCGCGGTCATTACTGCACCAGAAGAAGATGTAAGTATCGGTAAGTTGAGATATGAAGGGTATAAAAAGGCTTTAGCTGATCATGGAATCGCTTATAATGAACGGCTAGTGCGGCGGATGAAAGAAGATATCGACAGTTACAGTATGGAAAATGGGTATGCGGTTACAAAAGAATTGCTAGAGTTAGGAGAAGAGTTCACCGCTATTTTCACCTTATCAGATAGTATGGCTATCGGCGCCTGTAAGGCGATATTTGAAGCGGGCAAGCGAGTCCCGGAAGATTACTCGGTTGCTGGTTATGACGGATTGGATATTTCCTTCTATTATAATCCTTCTATTACTACCATCAAACAGCCGGTAGTAGAGATTGCGGAAGCGACGATTAAGATTCTCTTTGATCTCATCAATAAGAAGGTTAATCATGCGCATCAGATTTTCCCGGCAGAATTAATAGTTAGAGAATCTACGAGGTCTTTATTGTAG
- a CDS encoding ArsR/SmtB family transcription factor: protein MTRFLTAFGDPTRIRIVTLLGNKGRLNVGEIAGEFEISRPAISHHLKILRDARIVDHKKRGQEVYYWLARERLATNFRALADLATSFNHGD from the coding sequence ATCACACGGTTTCTCACCGCATTTGGTGATCCTACTCGGATTCGGATTGTTACGTTATTAGGGAATAAAGGTCGGCTGAATGTTGGGGAAATTGCAGGTGAATTCGAAATAAGCAGGCCAGCGATTTCACATCATCTCAAAATCCTACGGGATGCCCGCATTGTTGACCATAAAAAGAGAGGCCAGGAAGTTTATTACTGGCTGGCGCGTGAACGGCTAGCAACAAACTTTAGGGCGCTTGCTGATTTGGCAACGTCGTTTAATCATGGGGACTAA
- a CDS encoding spore germination protein: protein MGFLNRTITKVFKNPSLGHPNPTKELPKEPIKEKLQDNIQYIKTTLGNSTDLVIREFFIGSKHQIKAAIFYTDGLADSKAIQDFILESLILELPDPSLDTQTANYQLLKDHMLTVGDIKDATEFNSLFTSLLSGDVILLLNGYTKGFTIGMRDWKDRGVTESATETVIRGPKEAFTESLRTNTALIRRKIKDPNLWLETQQIGRVTQTDVALMYINGIVSDEILQEVHSRLDRIDIDGILESGYIEELIEDETYTPFPTIHHTERPDVIAAALMEGKVAILVDGTPIVMTVPTLFVSFMQTAEDYYQRADVSTLVRMLRYFSIFISLLAPSLYVAITTFHQEMLPTTLLISLAAQREGVPLPAFIEALLMELAFEIIREASVRMPQTIAQSVSIVGTLVIGTAAVDAGIVSAAMLIVVAITAISSFVLPSFDLALTIRMLRFPMMFLAASFGLFGIIIGVIAIVLHMCSLRSFGVPYLSPFAPYNLADQKDTFFRMPHWAIFTRPKLINKKNIVREKSTPPEKPGDLTEE from the coding sequence ATGGGATTTCTGAACAGAACAATAACAAAAGTTTTTAAGAACCCTTCATTAGGGCACCCCAACCCCACTAAAGAATTACCTAAGGAACCTATTAAAGAAAAACTTCAAGATAATATTCAATATATAAAAACAACACTCGGCAATAGTACAGATCTTGTGATTAGAGAATTCTTTATTGGTTCCAAACACCAGATTAAAGCAGCTATTTTCTATACAGATGGATTGGCGGATAGTAAAGCTATTCAGGATTTCATTCTGGAATCACTAATCTTAGAACTTCCAGATCCAAGTCTTGATACACAAACAGCCAACTATCAATTATTAAAAGATCACATGCTCACTGTAGGGGATATTAAAGATGCGACGGAGTTCAATTCTTTATTCACCTCTCTATTATCCGGAGATGTGATCCTCTTACTCAATGGATATACCAAAGGGTTCACCATAGGCATGCGTGACTGGAAAGACCGTGGCGTAACGGAAAGTGCCACTGAAACGGTGATTCGTGGACCAAAGGAAGCCTTCACAGAAAGCTTACGCACGAATACCGCATTAATCCGGCGGAAAATAAAAGACCCCAATCTTTGGTTAGAAACACAGCAAATTGGACGTGTAACACAGACAGACGTAGCCCTCATGTACATCAATGGCATTGTTAGTGATGAGATTCTGCAAGAAGTACACTCACGTTTAGATCGGATCGACATTGACGGTATCCTGGAAAGTGGCTATATCGAAGAATTAATCGAGGATGAAACCTATACCCCATTTCCAACCATCCATCATACGGAACGTCCTGACGTTATAGCTGCTGCTCTTATGGAAGGAAAAGTAGCCATATTAGTAGATGGGACTCCTATAGTAATGACGGTGCCTACCTTATTCGTTTCCTTCATGCAGACAGCGGAAGATTATTATCAACGTGCCGATGTCAGCACCTTAGTACGGATGCTTAGATACTTCAGTATTTTCATTTCACTACTAGCCCCATCTTTGTATGTAGCTATTACTACCTTTCATCAGGAGATGCTGCCCACAACCCTGCTGATCAGTCTAGCTGCACAACGGGAGGGCGTACCGCTTCCAGCATTTATTGAAGCACTCTTAATGGAGCTTGCCTTCGAGATTATAAGGGAAGCGAGTGTACGAATGCCTCAAACCATAGCCCAATCTGTATCCATTGTAGGCACCCTGGTGATTGGGACTGCGGCAGTTGATGCCGGCATTGTTTCTGCTGCCATGCTTATTGTCGTCGCTATTACTGCTATCTCCAGCTTTGTGCTGCCATCCTTCGATCTTGCCCTGACCATCAGAATGCTCCGTTTCCCGATGATGTTCCTTGCTGCATCTTTTGGTTTGTTCGGAATCATCATCGGGGTTATTGCGATAGTTCTTCACATGTGCAGCTTACGTTCCTTTGGCGTTCCTTATTTGAGCCCGTTTGCTCCCTATAATCTCGCCGATCAAAAGGACACCTTTTTCCGAATGCCGCATTGGGCTATTTTTACCCGCCCTAAGCTAATCAATAAAAAAAATATCGTTCGGGAAAAGAGCACACCACCGGAAAAACCGGGAGATCTCACAGAGGAATAG
- the udk gene encoding uridine kinase, translated as MLIIGIAGGTGSGKTTVARSVIDRLGTGKVTFISQDNYYKDHSHLSFAERESINYDHPFAFDNELLIEHLKSLREEQTAFAPVYDFTVHARSTTETVELKPNNIVIIEGLHVLSDENLREMLDIKVFVDADPDVRILRRVLRDIEERGRSIQSIHHQYLSTVKPMHEAFIEPSKKYADLIIPEGGHNEVGIQLLSILTEKHLYNDWTS; from the coding sequence ATGCTCATTATTGGTATCGCCGGCGGCACCGGCTCGGGAAAAACAACCGTAGCCCGCTCCGTCATTGACCGTCTTGGAACGGGAAAGGTAACTTTCATATCTCAAGATAACTACTATAAGGATCACTCACATCTCAGCTTTGCTGAACGTGAATCCATTAATTACGATCATCCTTTCGCTTTCGATAACGAGCTGCTCATTGAGCATCTTAAATCTCTGCGTGAAGAACAGACCGCATTCGCTCCCGTGTATGACTTTACAGTCCATGCCCGCTCCACTACAGAGACGGTAGAACTGAAGCCAAACAATATTGTAATCATTGAGGGACTCCACGTCCTTTCTGACGAGAATCTCCGTGAAATGCTCGACATCAAGGTATTCGTGGATGCCGATCCTGATGTGCGTATTCTCCGCCGGGTCCTTAGAGATATTGAAGAACGTGGACGGAGCATCCAGTCGATCCATCATCAATATTTGAGTACAGTTAAACCTATGCATGAAGCGTTTATCGAACCATCCAAAAAATACGCTGACCTGATCATCCCTGAAGGTGGCCATAATGAGGTTGGTATTCAGTTGTTGTCCATCCTAACGGAGAAGCATTTATATAACGATTGGACGTCTTAA
- a CDS encoding threonine aldolase family protein, translating into MNGKKSVQEAFNETAYRIAGNGNRDVQVLKEALAAVENSMASDIYGTGEVIEDFQTKMANILGKETAVFFPSGTMAQQIALRIWCDEKEVKKVAYHPLCHLEIHEQDGMKELHHIEPILLADKDRLITLEDVANLKDDIACLLLELPQREIGGQLPEYTELEAISAHCRARGIKLHLDGARLFEILPYYGKSAAEISALFDSVYISFYKGIGGIAGAILAGSEDFTKQSKIWKRRHGGDLISLYPYIISSDYYFRQREGRMQQYYEGAKELAAWVNQCHDVTTLPAQPVSNMFHMHFHMSKEQIEPILSAVYEATGIGLSAGIRATGEHTSYCEISIGDKYADIPKEKLREFFLLLDKLMSESSAE; encoded by the coding sequence ATGAACGGAAAAAAATCAGTACAAGAGGCTTTTAATGAAACGGCCTATCGAATCGCAGGGAATGGGAATAGAGATGTGCAAGTGTTGAAGGAAGCCTTGGCAGCCGTAGAGAACAGTATGGCATCTGATATCTATGGAACGGGCGAAGTGATTGAAGATTTCCAGACGAAAATGGCGAATATCCTGGGCAAAGAAACCGCAGTTTTCTTTCCGAGCGGAACGATGGCGCAGCAAATCGCTTTAAGAATCTGGTGCGATGAAAAAGAGGTGAAAAAAGTAGCCTATCATCCCTTATGCCACTTGGAGATTCATGAGCAGGATGGCATGAAGGAATTACATCATATTGAGCCTATCTTGCTTGCGGATAAGGACCGATTAATCACTTTGGAGGATGTGGCGAATCTAAAGGACGATATCGCTTGTCTGTTGCTGGAATTACCCCAGCGCGAGATTGGTGGTCAGCTGCCAGAGTACACGGAGCTTGAAGCTATTTCTGCTCATTGCCGTGCACGCGGCATTAAATTGCATTTGGATGGGGCGAGATTATTTGAGATTCTTCCGTATTACGGGAAGTCAGCAGCTGAAATCTCTGCACTCTTTGATAGTGTGTATATATCCTTTTATAAAGGAATTGGAGGAATCGCCGGGGCAATTCTTGCAGGCAGCGAAGACTTTACGAAGCAATCAAAGATATGGAAACGGCGGCATGGTGGAGACTTAATCAGCTTATATCCGTACATCATTTCTTCTGATTATTATTTCCGGCAAAGAGAGGGCAGGATGCAGCAGTATTATGAAGGCGCGAAGGAGCTTGCTGCTTGGGTTAATCAATGTCACGACGTAACCACTCTGCCCGCTCAACCTGTCTCCAATATGTTTCACATGCATTTTCACATGTCTAAGGAACAAATTGAACCGATTCTGTCAGCGGTGTATGAGGCGACAGGAATCGGTTTAAGCGCGGGAATAAGAGCTACCGGGGAACATACTTCTTATTGTGAGATCAGCATTGGAGACAAGTATGCCGACATCCCAAAAGAAAAGCTTAGAGAGTTTTTTCTGCTGCTCGATAAGCTAATGAGCGAATCATCTGCCGAGTAA
- a CDS encoding glycosyltransferase family 2 protein: MDHSEVLQQACYVFLNDLNDEINHSPTIQIDDTELLQRCRQIIDQEQNVQIKPYLETLSEVIHAYLTGRASEDTLKFYLSEQFSIVASDIAGLIQGLVKMESRISDTEISYPTVQSLADSPKISVIITTYNRKAFLYQAIQSILMQDYPNKEITVIDDCSTDGTEELMQQHFGAEPRVIYMRNATNSGPGNNRRKAFAAHGDGEYVLFLDDDDYLIDMNYFSKAVRFHLLHPEISFVAANVFLEYSKAKQLKISNLQLSSIIKKRDYFMNFEKKGYPKPASTLTTVFKREALMAMDILDMNMVNDASIYLRSLLVGDAGFIDVIAGVYRIHGNNITFNLSQGFLIENLEEKKLIKNMAVQKYGYNAQEMTEWFNHNAYDTISYYLLNSAKDATDFKFMYHWALNHCPLIYNQLKNEFRMKLIKKQLLRISLLRTLLGR; encoded by the coding sequence ATGGATCATAGCGAGGTTTTGCAGCAAGCCTGTTACGTCTTTTTAAATGACCTAAATGATGAAATAAACCATTCACCCACCATCCAAATAGATGATACAGAACTATTGCAAAGATGCCGCCAGATCATAGATCAAGAACAAAATGTACAAATCAAACCTTATCTGGAAACCTTATCTGAGGTTATTCATGCTTATCTCACGGGGAGGGCTTCAGAGGATACCTTGAAATTCTATTTATCTGAACAATTCAGCATTGTTGCCAGCGATATCGCAGGTTTAATTCAGGGGTTGGTTAAAATGGAAAGCCGCATTTCGGATACGGAAATTTCCTATCCAACGGTCCAGTCCTTAGCCGATTCCCCCAAGATCAGTGTCATTATCACTACCTATAATAGAAAAGCATTCCTATACCAAGCGATCCAAAGTATCTTAATGCAGGACTATCCCAATAAAGAGATTACAGTGATTGATGATTGTTCTACAGATGGCACGGAAGAGTTAATGCAGCAACACTTTGGGGCGGAGCCACGGGTCATTTACATGCGCAATGCTACCAATAGCGGACCTGGAAATAATCGCCGAAAAGCTTTCGCTGCACATGGTGATGGGGAATATGTTCTTTTTCTCGATGATGATGATTATCTGATCGACATGAATTATTTCAGTAAAGCGGTCCGCTTCCATCTCCTTCATCCCGAAATTTCATTTGTAGCTGCGAATGTGTTCCTGGAGTATTCCAAAGCCAAACAACTAAAAATCTCCAATCTGCAGCTTAGCAGCATTATTAAGAAACGCGATTATTTCATGAATTTTGAGAAAAAAGGATATCCAAAACCCGCCTCTACTTTAACTACTGTCTTTAAACGAGAGGCCTTAATGGCTATGGATATCCTAGATATGAATATGGTCAACGATGCTTCCATCTATTTGCGTTCCCTGCTGGTAGGTGATGCGGGCTTCATTGATGTGATTGCCGGCGTGTACAGAATACACGGGAATAATATCACCTTTAATCTGAGCCAGGGATTCTTAATTGAGAATCTGGAAGAAAAGAAACTCATTAAGAATATGGCCGTGCAGAAATATGGATATAACGCACAGGAAATGACGGAATGGTTCAACCATAATGCTTACGATACGATCTCATACTATTTATTAAATTCTGCAAAAGATGCTACAGACTTTAAATTCATGTACCATTGGGCGCTTAACCATTGCCCGCTGATCTACAATCAATTAAAAAATGAGTTTCGCATGAAGCTTATTAAAAAACAATTATTACGAATCTCCTTACTCCGTACGTTACTCGGCAGATGA
- a CDS encoding sugar isomerase produces MKAKRSILNLSFGLGSQLITIILGFFIPRLIMVNYGSEANGLIASIVQIISYLALLEAGVGAASIQALYKPVASNNKNNINSILAATSSYYKKTGIYYFFAVLLLAIVYPLVISSEIDKLSIMVIILLTGMGGAINYYFQGKFKVLLAAEGKSYVETSIVTVANIMNSLIRILLLLQGVDIIAVQASYFILTLLQIIAFYIYMNKNYKWINLNLKPDYEAIGQKNSVLVHEISYLVFRNTDVLILTIFTNLKIVSIYVMYNMIFTIVDNIVQTINGSVKAALGQSYHESKEAFIKFYDAYEVYFMGLIFSILTVAYILILPFMKLYTAGVNDVNYIDMWLPILFVVIKLLTNARTSSNNVITIAGHFKKTQNRSILESAINLVASIVFVIFMGIYGVLMGTIAALLYRSIDIVIYASKHLLDRSPWVTFRRWLTNAVVFVGIILITTAIDIPIHSYLGLMIWGVLLGFVILPVYFVIGSLMEREVFLYTWEHLKKYRYKLKNKINAQPEVSGLSK; encoded by the coding sequence ATGAAAGCCAAACGGAGCATTCTTAACTTATCCTTTGGACTGGGAAGTCAACTCATCACGATCATCCTCGGTTTTTTTATACCCAGACTGATAATGGTCAACTATGGCTCTGAGGCCAATGGGTTGATCGCTTCGATTGTGCAGATTATTAGTTATTTGGCGCTGCTGGAAGCAGGTGTTGGAGCGGCCTCGATCCAAGCGCTTTATAAGCCGGTAGCTTCGAATAATAAAAACAATATTAACTCTATTCTGGCTGCCACCTCCAGCTATTATAAAAAAACAGGCATTTACTATTTCTTCGCCGTACTGCTACTCGCCATCGTGTACCCGCTGGTGATCTCTTCTGAGATCGATAAATTATCGATTATGGTCATTATTTTGCTTACAGGGATGGGCGGAGCGATCAATTATTATTTTCAGGGAAAATTCAAGGTCCTGCTCGCTGCGGAGGGAAAAAGCTATGTAGAGACTTCTATTGTCACTGTGGCTAATATTATGAACAGCCTGATCCGGATTCTGTTATTACTGCAAGGTGTGGACATTATTGCCGTTCAAGCTTCCTATTTTATCTTAACCTTACTTCAAATTATCGCTTTCTATATTTATATGAATAAGAATTACAAGTGGATCAACCTGAATCTCAAACCAGACTATGAAGCCATTGGTCAAAAGAATTCCGTATTAGTCCATGAAATCTCCTACTTGGTGTTTAGAAATACGGACGTACTCATATTAACCATCTTTACGAATCTAAAAATCGTCAGTATCTATGTTATGTACAATATGATTTTTACGATCGTGGATAATATCGTCCAGACCATAAACGGAAGTGTGAAGGCTGCCCTCGGGCAAAGCTACCATGAGAGCAAAGAAGCATTTATTAAATTTTATGATGCTTACGAAGTGTATTTCATGGGGCTTATCTTCTCGATTCTAACGGTGGCTTACATTTTGATTTTACCCTTTATGAAATTGTATACGGCTGGGGTAAACGACGTGAATTACATTGATATGTGGCTGCCGATCCTGTTCGTAGTCATCAAATTATTAACCAATGCCAGAACGTCTTCCAATAATGTGATTACCATCGCTGGACATTTCAAAAAAACACAAAACCGTTCCATTCTGGAATCCGCCATTAATCTGGTGGCTTCTATTGTCTTCGTAATCTTCATGGGAATTTACGGTGTACTAATGGGAACGATAGCTGCCCTCTTATACCGCTCCATAGATATTGTAATCTATGCCAGCAAACATTTACTGGACCGCAGTCCTTGGGTCACTTTTAGAAGATGGCTCACGAATGCAGTAGTTTTTGTAGGCATTATTCTAATCACCACCGCCATCGACATCCCGATCCATTCCTATCTGGGGCTTATGATCTGGGGTGTACTTCTAGGATTTGTGATCTTGCCTGTATATTTCGTAATCGGCTCTTTAATGGAACGGGAAGTCTTCCTCTATACATGGGAACATCTCAAAAAGTATCGATATAAACTCAAAAATAAAATTAACGCTCAGCCTGAGGTAAGTGGTTTATCCAAATAA
- a CDS encoding polysaccharide pyruvyl transferase family protein, whose product MKKMLIYAYTEFNLGDDLFIKVLCERYPDTRFRICAPRLYKQCFKELPNLKVYPSDSLLLRGIGYICRKLKIHNVAHKYLADHSDGVVHIGGSIFMEADHWAEHFKNAEVIRNQNKPYYLLGSNFGPFTNQEYYDEHKRIFKDYTDICFREQYSYDLFKDLDNVRLAPDIIFQLDPPDIPNEPEDYIVLSVIKPSAKGLNGFDNLYYEKMKELAIYFIEKGYAVHFMSFCEHEGDQLAIEEIQRLIGPSYKDAMQVHLYKTNMEEVLSVLANARSIVASRFHAMILGWVFNKPVFPVAYSKKMINVMKDVGFTGLYADFNTLEQVQPAQIFESMITCSMDVTLQAKQAERHFEHLDTYLSLYERGIRYESQTEHS is encoded by the coding sequence ATGAAAAAGATGCTGATATACGCCTATACCGAATTTAATCTGGGTGATGATCTATTCATTAAGGTGCTATGCGAAAGATATCCGGATACCAGATTCAGAATTTGCGCACCACGCCTCTATAAACAATGTTTCAAAGAGCTCCCTAACCTCAAAGTGTATCCTTCCGATTCCCTTCTTCTAAGAGGCATTGGCTATATTTGCAGGAAGCTAAAGATACATAATGTGGCTCACAAATATCTGGCAGATCACTCAGATGGCGTCGTTCATATCGGCGGCTCGATTTTCATGGAGGCAGACCACTGGGCAGAGCATTTCAAGAATGCAGAAGTCATTCGTAATCAAAATAAGCCTTACTATCTGTTAGGATCTAATTTTGGCCCTTTTACAAATCAAGAATACTATGATGAGCACAAGCGGATTTTCAAGGATTATACAGATATATGTTTCAGAGAACAGTACTCTTATGATTTATTTAAGGATCTGGATAATGTCCGCTTAGCCCCAGATATTATTTTTCAGCTAGACCCGCCAGATATTCCAAACGAACCGGAGGATTACATCGTCTTATCCGTTATTAAACCTTCTGCGAAAGGTCTGAACGGTTTTGACAACCTCTATTATGAAAAAATGAAAGAACTCGCAATTTATTTCATTGAAAAAGGTTACGCGGTTCATTTCATGTCATTTTGCGAACACGAAGGCGATCAACTGGCAATTGAAGAGATTCAGCGCCTTATCGGTCCCTCCTACAAGGATGCTATGCAAGTGCATTTATATAAAACGAACATGGAAGAAGTATTGTCCGTGTTAGCTAATGCCAGATCTATTGTGGCTTCAAGATTCCATGCAATGATTCTGGGCTGGGTATTTAATAAACCGGTATTCCCCGTAGCCTACAGCAAAAAAATGATCAATGTAATGAAAGATGTTGGGTTCACAGGTCTGTATGCCGATTTCAATACGCTGGAACAGGTCCAGCCTGCACAGATTTTTGAAAGTATGATCACCTGCTCTATGGATGTCACACTGCAAGCAAAACAAGCCGAAAGGCATTTCGAGCACCTAGATACGTATTTATCGCTTTACGAAAGGGGGATTCGTTATGAAAGCCAAACGGAGCATTCTTAA
- a CDS encoding glycosyltransferase family 2 protein has protein sequence MNLSLVIPVYNIEQYITPMFNSLLDQSDPHFEVIIVDDGSTDNTYNVIEKILSRNPGLFCKVIRTENHGVSAARNRGLAEATGNYVLFVDGDDYVSADLVSTLQSYTQDEQPEIICWGYNHVSEGRETLLSCTSDFSDVTGSEALARIFVNKSLRIWTGSIAYKREFLLLHELGYTERCVNGEDQEFIYKALSRAARVISIPDILSFYLQRNSSISNSYNVNKFDVVDAFKRVDEYFKTYPFAELDTISPLLMNRELIENYFFNLKTCLNGTEGVSIQELLRDINHTYPKLNQEMDELIRRYRGDNRRLTLYIRTFLISPLLYHRFISVERSLSRFKRNLLKGNGTRKESRI, from the coding sequence ATGAATCTAAGCCTTGTGATCCCGGTATACAATATAGAGCAGTATATAACCCCTATGTTCAATTCACTCCTTGACCAAAGCGATCCGCATTTCGAGGTCATCATCGTAGATGATGGTTCTACGGATAACACTTACAACGTTATAGAAAAGATTCTTTCGCGTAATCCCGGCCTTTTCTGTAAAGTCATTCGAACGGAGAATCATGGAGTAAGCGCGGCTAGAAATAGGGGTTTAGCTGAAGCCACAGGTAATTATGTTCTTTTTGTAGATGGAGACGATTATGTCTCCGCAGACTTGGTCTCAACCCTTCAGTCTTATACCCAAGATGAACAACCCGAGATTATTTGCTGGGGTTATAATCATGTCTCCGAAGGCAGAGAAACTCTATTGAGCTGTACCTCTGATTTCAGCGACGTGACGGGAAGTGAAGCACTGGCGCGGATTTTCGTGAACAAGAGCTTGCGAATATGGACAGGGAGTATCGCTTATAAGCGAGAATTCCTACTTCTCCACGAGCTAGGTTATACAGAACGCTGTGTGAATGGAGAGGATCAAGAGTTCATCTACAAAGCCTTGTCCAGAGCGGCCAGAGTCATCTCAATCCCGGATATACTATCATTTTATTTACAGAGAAACTCCTCCATCTCCAACAGCTATAACGTGAATAAATTTGATGTAGTGGATGCTTTTAAAAGGGTGGATGAATATTTCAAAACCTATCCCTTTGCTGAACTAGATACGATCTCCCCATTGTTAATGAACCGGGAGCTGATTGAGAACTACTTTTTCAACCTCAAAACCTGTCTAAATGGTACGGAAGGGGTAAGCATTCAGGAATTACTTCGTGACATCAACCATACCTATCCCAAGCTCAATCAAGAAATGGATGAACTCATAAGACGTTATAGAGGAGATAATCGCAGATTAACCCTTTATATCAGAACATTTTTAATCTCCCCGCTTCTATATCACAGATTCATCTCTGTGGAGAGAAGCTTATCCAGGTTCAAGCGCAACCTACTTAAAGGGAACGGAACCCGAAAGGAATCTAGAATATGA